The sequence CGTCCTTTGGTTGTTAATGACTTTGTCTTTCTCCCCCAGTTTGCTTTGCTGATCATAGAGTGCCGTCTCCTTAGCAGTGAGCTGGCTGTCAAACTGCTGAAGCTTGGACTTTATTGTATTTGCTGAAAAAGGATGTAAAGAAGTCAGCCTGACATTACTCTCTACAGAGAACTTTCTGGGTGGTGCACACATTTTGTTTACTTATGGCTCATTTAAAAACGACCCATAGGGCAGAAAAATGAATCCTACCAGTTTGATTGAACTGTTCTGTCATCATCTGACGGATCCGGTGCCGTCTTTCCAGAACCTCGATCAGACGGGGCAACGTCTGATCGTCAGAGGGGTCCGAGAGCTCGCAGGAGGGCAGCGgtgggaggctttctatgagcTGGTTCATCAGACCTGGGTCTTCTGGagatgagattaaattacagaaAAGTGTTcgataaaagaaaagaaacgttAAGATTTCaattgtgttctttatttagcAGAAAAAGGTccaagctggtctaaaattaaatattctaCAGAAGTTTCACTGTTGTCTTGACTCCAACACAGAGACTAAGAGCTGAAACGTGGATTGCCAACACAGTGAAAACGCGATTCTGCCTCTCAGCAGACATCAGCTGTttacaccaaaacaaaaactgcgTGCAACATATACAGAAAGGTGCCAGTCAAAAGCAGACGAAGAAAACTGAGCAGCACTCGAGCTGTGGCTCACCTCCGTTACTTGGACCTCCTCGTTCTTCCAGGCGGCGCGACAGCTCCTCTTTGAACGCCTGGTTTCTCTGTCTCCGTCCTGCTGCCAGGCCACAGATTGGACGGTCCACGGGCCGAGCCACCTCCACTTCCTGGGTCATCTCAGCGAAGCGCATCACCAGCTGCAGCACACACAGTCCCAACGCTTAAGCAAAACTAAATGGATCCGGACGTTTCAACAGCAAAAGAGTTGATCCTAAAAATACTCTGATCAATTAGCAGGTTCCCAAAACAAGGCAATTTTTGATTCTTTTGCCTCTAAACCAGCTAATGCTTCTTCAACGACACCAAAGACAGACTTTTTTGAGAATTATATACACTCAAAAGGAGTTATGAGTGTTGTACAAAAAGGGAAATCGTACCAAAGTTTCTTCATAATCGTCAGCCTTGGGGTTAACGCACACAATCATCCGGACTTTTCCTTCTCcatcaaagtagtttttaaacagatgtgtgaCTTTAGAGTCCCGGTACGGCACCATCTGAGGGAAACAATGGATGTGGGAATGTGGATTAAACGGAAAATGAAAGCTGAGAGAATAAAAGGTTACGCTGCAAGGCAGTGAACCAGAAACCCAGGGCTACTATTGGTTCAGTGAAGAGATGCAAACCCTGTTAGTTCCACACATCTGGTTTTCACGCAGGACTTCCATACATGTCCGCAGCGTCATCAAGGACTGGTTAATATTACCTGTAAATttaattgtaaaagaaaaaaagactcagGGTTAAATGAGAATAGGTGTCAAGTGCATTTTGTTATTGATGAAAAtgagacaaagaaagaaaaacacaagttaAACAAACCAGCTTCTCGAAGGCGACTTCCCTCagctctggttctgttggtgcGTTCACTGCCTGCCAGGTCGACCAGACACAGCTGGCTCACGTTCACCTGGTTTTTGTCCTGTGGGAACGGCACATGAGCTGGATTTAAGTTGCACTCTTCTGTGGCCTTTAAAGCCCTACAAGCTCCATGCAACACAACTCAGAACCATCCATTTGCTTACTGCCTTATCGAAGCCTTTCATAATTCACATCACTCATCACACAAGAAAGACACGTACATCTGCATTCATTGTTGGTAAATGGCTGCTACCCTGTTTAACAGCGTTTTATTAAATACGTTTATATGTGTAAGAAACTCAACTAAAAGGCTTCAATCACCTGTAGTATATAGTCCCCGTCAGCATCCAGAGGTGCTTGGACCAGCTTTACTGTGAACACGCTGTGGGAGCGACTGGACTCACGGTTGAGCTGGGTGTTTGCTATCCGTCTTTTCTTTTGTcctgaagaagaaaagaaacccGCAACTTACGTCATTAAATCTCAAAAAGTGAAATTACTCATTCTGATGAGATTATTTAAACTATATCAGACGCTGGAGTCTTAAATGCCTCATCTATGGTATATAAACTTGCACAATTTCTCTTTTTATGACTAGAGTCTAATTTATTTACCTAGTTTGTGTGGGGAAGTTTCATAAAGCAAAGTAAAAACACATAATCTCATGTCCTGAAACAGGAGAACCTTTCTGACCTTTCCAAAAAACTTCAAAAGCCTCTTCCGTAGATTTGACTTCGACCTCCGTGCAACCAGCGACGTACATGTTATGGTTCTGATCTTCACGGAGAATCTTTGACTGAGGTGGTCTGAAACATagcagtaaattaaaaaaacaacaacaatgtagGTTACATGAACACAAAGTATAATCCACTGCTTTCATGAGCCTAGCTGCACAAGCTGAACACCAAACATTACAGGCGATgttagaacaaaacaaaaacctatgGAGACACGTTCAGTCAGGGGGGGAACCAAGCACGACAGGTATGCACAGCAGCATTCAAGCCATTCAGCGACATCTTCTGTCTCCTTATTAGTAATAATAGGGAGCGAAGCTAAAAAGAGACAGCAGCCACAGACATGTCACAGAGCTAGTGGGGAACCATCACTGTTAAGACCAGGCATTGGATTAAAGGGATGGAGCTGGACTAATGACCTACGCGTCGTATCAGCTACAGCCAGGGTGAATCTATAAATAAAGAGCAAATCTTGGTGTCTAGATCTGATCTGTATTACTGTGCCACATACGTGAACTCTTTGTTCCGTACGGGGGTGTTTCCATCAAGCCACCTATCAAAGTCGAGGATTTGTCATTTATCAAGTTTAGTTTGtaaggaataaaaacaactctctgatatgtaaaaaatacactgcaaaaagagaactcaaagtaggtaaaatactcttgaaatgagtgtatttgtgcCAATGgattaagatttttgcacttaaaataagaacaattcatcttcatcttatttcaagggcaggatgactaattatcttattttaggggtaggaattctcattccattggcagatagccttatttagctgctcaaatcaaggaaaaatatactaattttaaaaatattttacttacttttagttccctttttgcagtgtaaaatttTAAGAAGTACGCACTAATGTGCAACGGCATGCCTTACTTTGGTCTGATCAGATCAAATGGAGCATCTTCAAGGAGGTCATAGATATAGTTGTTGTAGATCTCAATGTAGGACACCAATACGCTGTAGCAGCAGTCTTCGTCGACGGTCTCAGACTTACACGCCTCTTCTGGGTTGATCATGTCCGCAAACTCTGGATCGGCCCTCTGCctaaaatgaaaatagaaaaaaatagaaaagaaaccaGCTTGATGATAAGCCCTAACACTGCTGACTAACAGGAGGATTAACATGCTCCTTTTAGATACCTGGAGGACGGCGTTTTGGGCACCGACTGCTGGTTGTCTCGCTTCTGCCTCTCGAGCAGAGCATCGACCTGGCTCTGAATCTCTATTCCGTTTTTGTCGTCCGGTTTAAACACCTGAGGTGAAAAGCCCGTTTAAACTCATCTGTCCAAACGCTTTGAGAGGTCAAACGTAGAAACCATAAACCATCTTACAAATCTTTTGGCCTGAAAAGGCCCGATGCTGTTGAAAAGCATGTCTAGGGAACGAGGAAGGAGTCCACCTTCTCCAGGTGAGCCCGTCATGGTGTACGTTTTACCACTTCCTGTCACGCCGTAGGTAAACAGCAGACCTGCCGACACAGCCACACATTTCAGAGAAAGGACGAAGAGGAGGAGCACATATTGACCTGAAATGGCAAACTCAAAACGAAGATGGAATTTGCTGCAATGCTATAGTAACCTGGGAAAAAACAccctataaataaatattctaaataaaattttcCCAGGCCATAATACGCCCAGATAATTTTCCCTCTGGACATCCTATTGGGCCTGTAGGCCTGTTGTATAGTGCTTAAGGAAAAGACTGTGCATTAGTGCTTCAGAAGGAAAACATTGTGCATTGGCACTTGTGggtaatatttgtatttttatattttgtgggAGAAAACATTTGCGTATTGTATCAGTTTTAATTTGTTCaaaatttatttgaattcagttgtgttttttatataaatggccattctctttattttcttcattatttATATTGTTATGCATAATATATGGCACCCTTTTTGTACCAAAAAGCACTTGGTCTTGtgtttttctcctctccttGAGTCAGACCAAGAGCTCAGCTTCTCTAGCCGAGTAGTGCACGTTACACCATTTAtcttataaaaatataattacctagaagtaaaaacaacaaaactgtatttttaggCCTTTTTTCACAATCTTTGAGGAATATATTCCCAACTCAGTCCTCTGTGAATTCAATTTTACTAACAAGTAAcctaaacaaatacaaaaactttatttcacaaaaatcACAACAAGACCAGCTTCACTGcagatttatgttttctttGGTTTACCAGTCTTAAAGGATTTGATGATCCACGCAATAACATCAGAAAGCATATAATCTACATTTCACATGTATTTAAGACCTAGGGTTTCTAATATTCATCTCAGTAttggttttaaaaacagaatatgcATTATTTACTCAAAACTTTACAGAGTGCAAAACTTTGACCCTTTTGATAGATGAAGAAATGCTTTGAAATCCCATTTCACTTACCGTTTTTACCGTGGATGAGGTCCTCCATGAGCGGCTTGGCAACATCCTTAAACAGCTCAATTTGAGTGGTCTTAATACCAAACACCTTTTTAAAGGAGTACTGTGTCTATGGGACAgacaaatgaaaaaacaaataaattcagCCACAAAAGtctaaaaagacaaacaacttTTGTATTAAGTTTGCTACAGTGGAGCGAGCTCCTGAACACAACTATGACAAAACCAATTCAGTTCTGCTAAGGACACCATGTTTCTGGCAAGATATTTggacactttattttcctgtctgTTTATTGGGCCTAGGGCTGCATGGTGTTAGTGAAGCACCTATTCGCAAAGTTACTGCGGTCATATCAACATATCATTACCAATAGCAGAAAATCCCACTTTATCACAAAGTCCTTACTATTTTCTATTTACTTGAAAGTCcctaaaatctgtttttatacaTGGGCATAAAGTCCATTCAGCAGACTCAATATGTCGCTGGCCTGCACAGCATAAACGTAAGAAACCTGAAGAGACGGACAGTCCTTTCCAGTCGTAATATTCAGCACCTTGACATGGTGATGATGACAACTGGATATAGTTTTTGGCGTgaccaattttctttttattggcgtacgtacacttttagtatagatTCCacgcaaagttttataaatgagagcaCAGATCCATATAAGCCTATTATTTTGCTAAATCATGACCAACAGAAAGAAACGGATAGTTTGCCTCATATGTAGCGCACTTACCTCCTTGTATTCACCGTTGCGGTTGGCTTTCAGGCCGTCGGGAGCATGCAGCTGAATGGTGGAGCTGCTGATCATCTCAACACAACATTCCTCATCCTCTCCACCAAGTGGACGTATGCGACAGTAAACctagaaaaaatacattttataaaactaTTCTGTCATTGTAAAATTACTCCTaaacaaatgattaaaaagaaaaaaccttttttcaggTTATTTATTTAAGCCACCTTGTCATCTTACCCCCTTTCTACAGGTTACTGTCCCAGTTTCTGTGGCCTGAGAGTACAGCTAAACTAAAgtgcaaaactttatttattttttaaaaaggacacactttaaaaaatgaaagtttACAGCCTAGAGCACAATATTAGAAAATCCTGTGATGGCCTTAGTGTTAAAAATGGCGAAGACTCTCAGGTGTGATATATGCCTATTTTCATCTTTCCTCTATACGCTCATCTGCTGCCACACGATTCTGACCAACTGGCTAAATATTACCTTAGTAGGTAAAATGAAAATTCATAAAACTAGGATTATATTAACCAACAACCATTGTGCTCCAGACAGTCCTTTGTAATATGAATATTGCACACAGTGACATTGCGATGACAATATATTCGCTATAACAAAGACAAACAGGTATAAAAATCCCTTTGTTCCCTCTGCTGTGACCTTTTTGAATAAGGAAAACTTTAgtcagtgctcaaatcattGTGGGTCtcacatcatttatttattcatgttgcCTTTTATGGAAGTGTTTTAAGTGTGTTAAATATTGTTCTTCAGTAATGTTCTTTTGGATATGCCtcttaaattatgtgtttttacTTATGAACCATTTCCAGATGTCAAAGACAAAACTCTCCATCTCAGGAAATGTGGTGGACGATAAAGTCTCATACGTTGTGCCGCCTCAGTAGGAGCTGTGGCTGCGCCCACACTGAAATACAAAAGTAGATCCAAGTGTTCTGTCTAGTGTGAAGTGTTTCAATACATGTATTTAGTATAATTCTTTTTTTACCCCATTTCTCAATTTAAGTATTTATAATAACTATCATGCAATTGTGTAGCAGTTGTTAAAgaagtgttttgttgtttttttttttgtatttgttcagCTCTtctcaactctttttttttaagaacctgCTATCTTATTTATCTTTTCGTATGTCTTTTTATCTTTCTGATTTTATCCTACTACGGGCCAACCTTGAGTCTGGAATAAAAAtttattgattaattgattCAATGAGCATGTTACACTAGTGGAAAATGATGAAATGATTAACAGAAGATTGGATTTTTGAATATTTAACATTAGATTTCCCGACAAGGTGGCCTGAAACCGAGGAAGAGCTGGAACATAACTCAAAATGAACAATGAGCTGGTAAAGCACTTTGCTGTTTTAACTTGCTGCATGTATACCACATATATTTATGCTGGATGTCACATACCCCCACAGGGTCCTTCTCTATGTTGGATGGCTTTTTGGCCCTTCGAGGAGTCTTCCCTTTCCTGCGACAAAGCAACCCAGTTAATATCAAACAACATCTAGCAGAATCCACCACACCATCAGCAGCGTGTGGCTCATCAGACAGGCTGAGGAAAACGTTACAGGGATTTTCAATTAGCGGTACTGCTGTGTGTGAGGAGGAAGGAGTCACCGCTAACTTTGTGCCATTCTGCTAGCTTGTGTGTCATCTGCTATCGATAAACAATACTCCGATGTCAAATTTATGCTAACCGGATAAGCATAGCTTTCATACAAATACTGGCAATTACGTTTAGAAGCATCAGACTGTTAGAAAATGTGTGTGTAGTTTACAGGAGAAGGTTGGCAGGTTACCAACCGCAGCTTTagctaaagctttttttttagctaatctCTCCTTTACGTCAAACATTttctggggtaaaaaaaaagctattttctaAACTCCAAATACGCCCCCAGTGAGATTCTAACTCTGGTCACGATTTATTCagcatatgtttttttaaaaaactagataaaaagtttaatacCGACCCAGCTCGCTGCATTGTTTCTGTAGCCAAACTCCTCTCGGCTCAGCTGCTCAGAAGCGCCTCTTCTTGGCGATTTGAAATGTTCCCTCTTGTGAAACGTTTTTCCGGTAGACACGAAGGTCAACCAATCAGACGCGAGCGCTGAGGAGCGTGACGTGGAAGTCCCGCCCCCTCTGGGGAAAAACCGTTGACTGCTCCTCAGGTACTGATCACTCCGAAACACCACAAAGAAAACCTTCAGAAGTCTTTTATTATTGCAGATCTGTAAATGTTACAGCTGTTGATATTATACAGGTCCTTAATGTGAAGTAAAGAGTTTCAATAATTAGTcttatttacaaataaagagTATTATTAGAGTGATTATTTGTGCCTTTCTCATATTTTACTACATAGAGTAGACTTGCTTGCTTTATACTGAGAAAGgcttgaatttttttaattaaaagaaagaaagtaaaatggAAGAACAATAAAGCCATCATATGTAGTAAGCTTAATAGAACCcctttatatttgttttatgaaaATAATGAAAGTAGCCCATATAGTTTTACCCATGAAAGCAGGcacagatggaaacacattttttggcACCCCTGGAGGTGTAAAAACACCTAAACTAAATCCATCATGTGCCACAGCAGCAAATTCTGACACGAAGTGTTGTGGGAGAAATATCTAATGGTCACTTTGGGCAagttgtgtgaaaaaaatagaattaagaaattataatgtttaataaaactggCATGTAAATTGTTAATAATATCCTCATAACGTCTGTGAAATCAAGGGAACGAAAGCATTTATAATGTATTACTATTTTCAGTTTGATCAGaggcagtggcggctggtgctaaaaaaactgaggggggtgcacacaaacaaacaaatgaaaaacaaacaaagcaaatcttaaaaaatagcactatttgaacatgaattttgccctcctttccttctgcccagcaaatttctcaattatattcttaattgttaaagtcagtcatctctgtgactagtcttttctccattgacaacatggccaatgcattcagcctgtcctgagtcattgagtttctcagaaaagttttgattcttttcagagttgaaaagcacctttcagcttctgctgtggtcatgggtgtggcgATGaagatcttcaagagcgtgacagtttctgaaaagtattcttctagattgttttcctgattttaataacatttgctgccattttttaaggctgtgttatgaaatgtgttacagcatttttgtgggacaagattatacaaaattcagtaactaaatgttttattccccattacccataaacttcagtacaacttaaataataaaatatcttgctgacaaacattacatcaacatacctacacagcatagacacaactaaaggtatttctaactacaaagcacatcttcctaatatattaaataacattactataaaccagtgtaacagtgattttccacaacaactcacctctgcagcaatccttgcatggtcttctacactgagtgtccaacacttcttcactggctgactactacctacactgctacatgtccaaccatggagtggagagatcacttgcctgctgctgaatttgtaaattaagacgatccggtccaagctcctttatcctgttttttttcttcaagtgaacgctttgtaaaagcatttttttgtaaagacaaaacagaattttctctcattttgaaactactcaactttgcaagcataaccgtgaatcaacctaacgaactgcagctgagctgagtcgaatcggggattgtccaatcacacaatgtttttaaaaaaaattagccagtactgacactctaccagtaatgacgcaacagaataggtgtgtccgggacgcagagccgtgcgcccctatgcaaaagcctagataaccaattaaaagtcagcctcagatcacgtgcttgcccaagttcctgcgcctacattcactcccattagaccggcgccctgcacataggaaaggaggaagtgtgcacaatgtgagcaattaaatagaattatgtatttactattttaataaattctaacatgtctattggacacacagtatgaataaatacatttctaagaactttgcagttcagaaatcatttattatctatgagatttaaagggggcggcgcccgagcgccccctactggccagccgccactgatcaGAGGTTCAAGAGCCTGGGATGATGGTGCTAAATGCCATCATCCCAGACATCTTCAGCACCAAACTCACCCAGCTCACTGTGCCAGCCTCCACCTGTCAGCGGGTTGGGCTGAGGAACTACACATCCAAAACCAAACAGACTTaggaacagtttcttcccacatGCCATCACTCTAACAGATGACTCTGACAACAACAAGAAAACTGAACTGCTATTCATTTTTACTGTTCGTATTTTAGATACTCTATACCAAATACACTTAAGTCATGTAGtacataaaacatttgtaattcTTATCTGTTCCAGCATTCCCATTCTCTGCACTCATCACACTGTGGAGACGTTTGTTTTTACGTGCATGTGCACGTGTACATCACTTCCTCCACATgtacataataataacaatgcaaatgatatttactcctgcatcctttgcactctgctcattgcaccATTGCATTATTGTCTCAAACTGTCAGCTTGTTGatagtgtgtttatgtgttttctATACCGCAGAGTGCGTTTTGGGGGTGATAAACTTAGTCAGGAGCAACACTGCACATGGGCTCAGAATAAAAGACAGGATAAGTGTGTGGCAGAGTGCATCATGTCCTGgaggaggatctgtgatgctgtaaGGCTGGTTTTCCTCCGACTGGGAACCTTGCTAGAGTGCATCTTGTCACGAACGCTTTAAAATGCCAGGAGGTTTTGAATAACAATCTTCTGGGCTCTTTAAATGGAAAATGGGTAATCACTGGAAATCTGAGCAAAGTAATGATCCAAAATATATGGTTCAGGACACAACTGAAATAACAGTTCTTTCATGGCCCTCTCAAATTTAAGTGTGACATCTGAGAAGGCCCCCAAACACACAAgtgaacacaaaataaagatttagCTTTTCATACAGCTTTACCAAGTGTGCCAAATCTGTCTCTCTGTATCAATACTAACTGGATACATCATTAATTATATGTGTACTTTTATAGTTTCAGTTATTTCACTTATTTGATTTTTCcctgacatcttaaaaatgccTTCAAAACAAGAATTTGCCCTTTTTTCCTTCTCTATTGGCACCGTCTGCTGTATACAATTCATATTTGATGCATGAAGATGCCAGTGCTTGAATGATGTTTCTCCACTCTACCATAAAGGCAGAGGTTGAGACAGGAACGACTGCCCGAGTCTTTAATTGGGATCCCAAGATGTTTCAAAAAATGGATAGTTTGGGTCTGTCTTTGGGTTTCTACCCATCGCATTGTACTGAAAAAAACCTCTAAACTACACAGAAAGGACTTAAATTCAAGCATCTGATAACTAACTAAACATGAGCAACTATGTTTAACAGAGTGAAATAGAATTAATCATTCAACGGAAAGGGatccaaatgaaataaattcagccttggtttaaattttatttgcaaaaggtaaaataaataattttgaacttaaatactctttttttttttacatgttttacaaaacaaaaacatcacctTTGCAGCAACATCCCAGTGAACGGACACATGAATCTCAGGACAGTATGCTTGGTTAACAGTTTTAACATCAGTATCCACACAGTTCATAAAGCTGTTACTATGGTAACAGTACAAactcaaacacaaaacattcaACAGTGCCGTCCTAAAGACTTGAGGCTTATGGACATGAAAACTTAAAGTGACAGACTCAGCcttaaaattcaaaattaaaagTGAACTTTGAACTTGACATCATTTTTGTTCCGTGCAGTCTCTTCATTCGACACATGAACGGCTCTCAGAGAACACAGCATTACAAATCTCAGTGCAAACGTACAAAACATCCATCACATGTACAGCAAACCGGCTGCACTTGTAGCTCAACAGATGTAAAAAGTTTCCACGGAAACAGTTAATTTACGACAAAGTTCATTGCATCCAAGTATATCGAGTAACTTGTCCCAAGATTTACAGCTCAGCTCTTGAATACTCTTCATAGCAGCTATCACAGCTGAAGGCTTTTACACTGTTTCTTCCCTTCCCCGTCATTTATTCGTCTCCCTTGTTAAGTTCTGGGTTAAGATTCAGTGGCAGGAGCAGAGCTTGGCTGCCACTTTCTTATCTTTTCCATCTTCGCTTTTCTGACTCGCCGGCGCCGAAAGGAGAGGCAGACTGAAGAGGAAGACGATGATCAAATTCAGCACCACGCAGAGCAGCCCTGGACCCACGGAGTTCACAGACGAGACGGGGATGGAGTTGGCGGTGAGCCAGGGGCGCCTCGTCACCATGTCCTGCTCCACGGCCAGCATCTGGAAGTGGGTGGCCAGGATGCTGCACACGTGGAAGAGCTGGTGGCTGTGGCCTGCAGAGGGAGCAGTCTGGTCACACTGGAGTAATAAGTTTGACCTTCACCACAGAGCAAATGATTCACCGCTGTTTGATAATTGCCGGCAGCTGGCTGCCACCGAGGACCCGGGCAGTGTTTGGGCTTTAACATTTTCTCACAATGTTTGACTCAAAGGAGAGAAGATATGTGAATGTTTCACAGTGAGCGTGTTCTGAATGTTCTTAATCTACAATCAAACAGGTAGCTGGAAAGCACCGTAGACTCCTTAAACTTTAATAGGTTTCCCCTTCTGTGTGCGCTCGAGCATCCACAGTGCGtttaataaaagtatttaaagatTTCTTCCACGCAGTTGTGACAAACATAAGAATTatcgtgcaataatcctgaaagaagtgacttctg comes from Fundulus heteroclitus isolate FHET01 chromosome 4, MU-UCD_Fhet_4.1, whole genome shotgun sequence and encodes:
- the LOC105916365 gene encoding kinesin-like protein KIF23 isoform X3; this translates as MQRAGKGKTPRRAKKPSNIEKDPVGVYCRIRPLGGEDEECCVEMISSSTIQLHAPDGLKANRNGEYKETQYSFKKVFGIKTTQIELFKDVAKPLMEDLIHGKNGLLFTYGVTGSGKTYTMTGSPGEGGLLPRSLDMLFNSIGPFQAKRFVFKPDDKNGIEIQSQVDALLERQKRDNQQSVPKTPSSRQRADPEFADMINPEEACKSETVDEDCCYSVLVSYIEIYNNYIYDLLEDAPFDLIRPKPPQSKILREDQNHNMYVAGCTEVEVKSTEEAFEVFWKGQKKRRIANTQLNRESSRSHSVFTVKLVQAPLDADGDYILQDKNQVNVSQLCLVDLAGSERTNRTRAEGSRLREAGNINQSLMTLRTCMEVLRENQMCGTNRMVPYRDSKVTHLFKNYFDGEGKVRMIVCVNPKADDYEETLLVMRFAEMTQEVEVARPVDRPICGLAAGRRQRNQAFKEELSRRLEERGGPSNGEDPGLMNQLIESLPPLPSCELSDPSDDQTLPRLIEVLERRHRIRQMMTEQFNQTANTIKSKLQQFDSQLTAKETALYDQQSKLGEKDKVINNQRTELERLEKKSKTLEYKIDILQKTTEMYEQDKRSLQHELESREQRLQKELAEKRRLEQRMQGMVTDTRAKWEKECERRVNAKQLEMQNKLWVKDEKLKQLKAIVTESGGGLGSSPTEQPRKPERPSRERDRHNAQKRSASPPPPSDLGQTPLRQNRATVRAVQDPFPTSTPSSSFPSVASCISDWEHRFPTDSGSQSREPGTPQFGNRTLTPCHSASSVGRRRGQRWAPETEAPAAAFVSELDKEAGTRTVPPVRPMHRRSHSAGGEKWVDHKPASNLDLDTVMQPIIPNAIKVSTPNEKALSKCHKYVLRHQELASDGEIETKLIKGNVFKTRGGGQAVQFTDIETLKQECPTAPSRKRRSGSGEGPTQTDNIENRAPVPNTSSSHGYQKRRRP
- the LOC105916365 gene encoding kinesin-like protein KIF23 isoform X4, with product MQRAGKGKTPRRAKKPSNIEKDPVGVYCRIRPLGGEDEECCVEMISSSTIQLHAPDGLKANRNGEYKETQYSFKKVFGIKTTQIELFKDVAKPLMEDLIHGKNGLLFTYGVTGSGKTYTMTGSPGEGGLLPRSLDMLFNSIGPFQAKRFVFKPDDKNGIEIQSQVDALLERQKRDNQQSVPKTPSSRQRADPEFADMINPEEACKSETVDEDCCYSVLVSYIEIYNNYIYDLLEDAPFDLIRPKPPQSKILREDQNHNMYVAGCTEVEVKSTEEAFEVFWKGQKKRRIANTQLNRESSRSHSVFTVKLVQAPLDADGDYILQDKNQVNVSQLCLVDLAGSERTNRTRAEGSRLREAGNINQSLMTLRTCMEVLRENQMCGTNRMVPYRDSKVTHLFKNYFDGEGKVRMIVCVNPKADDYEETLLVMRFAEMTQEVEVARPVDRPICGLAAGRRQRNQAFKEELSRRLEERGGPSNGDPGLMNQLIESLPPLPSCELSDPSDDQTLPRLIEVLERRHRIRQMMTEQFNQTANTIKSKLQQFDSQLTAKETALYDQQSKLGEKDKVINNQRTELERLEKKSKTLEYKIDILQKTTEMYEQDKRSLQHELESREQRLQKELAEKRRLEQRMQGMVTDTRAKWEKECERRVNAKQLEMQNKLWVKDEKLKQLKAIVTESGGGLGSSPTEQPRKPERPSRERDRHNAQKRSASPPPPSDLGQTPLRQNRATVRAVQDPFPTSTPSSSFPSVASCISDWEHRFPTDSGSQSREPGTPQFGNRTLTPCHSASSVGRRRGQRWAPETEAPAAAFVSELDKEAGTRTVPPVRPMHRRSHSAGGEKWVDHKPASNLDLDTVMQPIIPNAIKVSTPNEKALSKCHKYVLRHQELASDGEIETKLIKGNVFKTRGGGQAVQFTDIETLKQECPTAPSRKRRSGSGEGPTQTDNIENRAPVPNTSSSHGYQKRRRP
- the LOC105916365 gene encoding kinesin-like protein KIF23 isoform X8, with the protein product MQRAGKGKTPRRAKKPSNIEKDPVGVYCRIRPLGGEDEECCVEMISSSTIQLHAPDGLKANRNGEYKETQYSFKKVFGIKTTQIELFKDVAKPLMEDLIHGKNGLLFTYGVTGSGKTYTMTGSPGEGGLLPRSLDMLFNSIGPFQAKRFVFKPDDKNGIEIQSQVDALLERQKRDNQQSVPKTPSSRQRADPEFADMINPEEACKSETVDEDCCYSVLVSYIEIYNNYIYDLLEDAPFDLIRPKPPQSKILREDQNHNMYVAGCTEVEVKSTEEAFEVFWKGQKKRRIANTQLNRESSRSHSVFTVKLVQAPLDADGDYILQDKNQVNVSQLCLVDLAGSERTNRTRAEGSRLREAGNINQSLMTLRTCMEVLRENQMCGTNRMVPYRDSKVTHLFKNYFDGEGKVRMIVCVNPKADDYEETLLVMRFAEMTQEVEVARPVDRPICGLAAGRRQRNQAFKEELSRRLEERGGPSNGEDPGLMNQLIESLPPLPSCELSDPSDDQTLPRLIEVLERRHRIRQMMTEQFNQTANTIKSKLQQFDSQLTAKETALYDQQSKLGEKDKVINNQRTELERLEKKSKTLEYKIDILQKTTEMYEQDKRSLQHELESREQRLQKELAEKRRLEQRMQGMVTDTRAKWEKECERRVNAKQLEMQNKLWVKDEKLKQLKAIVTESGGGLGSSPTEQPRKPERPSRERDRHNAQKRSASPPPPSTVPPVRPMHRRSHSAGGEKWVDHKPASNLDLDTVMQPIIPNAIKVSTPNEKALSKCHKYVLRHQELASDGEIETKLIKGNVFKTRGGGQAVQFTDIETLKQECPTAPSRKRRSGSGEGPTQTDNIENRAPVPNTSSSHGYQKRRRP